One Ricinus communis isolate WT05 ecotype wild-type chromosome 7, ASM1957865v1, whole genome shotgun sequence genomic region harbors:
- the LOC8289773 gene encoding inorganic phosphate transporter 1-4, whose translation MGKELQVLNALDVAKTQWYHFTAIIIAGMGFFTDAYDLFCISLVTKLLGRIYYHVDGAEKPGTLPPNVSAAVNGVAFCGTLAGQLFFGWLGDKMGRKKVYGMTLMLMVICSVASGLSFGHTAKSVMATLCFFRFWLGFGIGGDYPLSATIMSEYANKKTRGAFIAAVFAMQGFGILAGGIFAIIISSSFGARFDAPAYEVNATASTIPQADYVWRIILMVGALPAALTYYWRMKMPETARYTALVAKNAKQAASDMSKVLQVDLEAEEQKVQQISGNQSNGFGLFSKQFLRRHGLHLLGTTTTWFLLDIAFYSQNLFQKDIFSAIGWIPPAKTMNAIEEVYRIARAQTLIALCSTVPGYWFTVALIDKIGRFAIQLMGFFFMTVFMFALAIPYDHWTHKDNRIGFVVMYSLTFFFANFGPNATTFVVPAEIFPARLRSTCHGISAASGKLGAMVGAFGFLYLAQNKDKAKADAGYPAGIGVRNSLIVLGVINFLGIMFTFLVPESKGKSLEEMSGEHEEDNENEEQSSHNNRTVPV comes from the coding sequence ATGGGGAAGGAATTACAAGTTCTTAATGCTCTTGATGTAGCGAAAACACAATGGTACCACTTCACTGCAATTATTATCGCTGGAATGGGCTTTTTCACCGATGCATATGACCTGTTTTGCATTTCTCTGGTCACTAAATTGCTTGGCCGCATATACTATCATGTGGATGGGGCAGAGAAGCCTGGAACTTTGCCTCCTAATGTATCAGCTGCTGTTAATGGTGTGGCGTTCTGTGGAACTCTTGCAGGCCAGCTCTTCTTTGGCTGGCTTGGTGACAAGATGGGGAGGAAGAAAGTTTATGGTATGACTCTTATGCTCATGGTGATTTGTTCAGTGGCATCAGGTCTTTCTTTTGGCCATACTGCTAAATCGGTCATGGCAACTCTCTGCTTCTTCCGGTTCTGGCTTGGGTTTGGTATTGGTGGTGACTATCCACTTTCTGCCACCATCATGTCTGAGTATGCTAACAAGAAGACCAGGGGTGCCTTTATCGCTGCTGTATTTGCCATGCAGGGATTTGGAATTTTAGCAGGAGGTATTTTTGCCATAATTATATCATCTTCTTTTGGGGCCAGGTTCGATGCTCCAGCTTATGAGGTTAATGCAACTGCCTCAACTATCCCACAAGCAGACTATGTATGGCGTATAATTCTCATGGTTGGAGCACTTCCTGCTGCCCTTACCTATTATTGGAGGATGAAAATGCCTGAAACTGCCCGCTACACCGCCCTTGTTGCCAAGAATGCAAAACAGGCTGCTTCTGATATGTCCAAAGTTTTGCAGGTGGATCTCGAGGCAGAAGAGCAAAAGGTTCAACAGATCTCTGGGAATCAATCCAATGGATTTGGTCTGTTCTCTAAACAGTTTCTTCGTCGCCATGGACTTCACTTACTTGGCACAACAACCACATGGTTCTTGCTTGACATTGCATTCTACAGCCAAAATTTATTCCAAAAGGATATCTTTAGTGCAATTGGGTGGATTCCTCCTGCAAAGACTATGAATGCCATCGAGGAGGTTTATAGAATTGCAAGGGCACAAACACTTATTGCTCTATGCAGTACTGTCCCAGGCTACTGGTTCACAGTTGCTTTGATTGACAAAATAGGAAGATTTGCCATTCAGTTGATGGGATTCTTCTTCATGACAGTGTTCATGTTTGCTTTGGCCATTCCTTACGACCACTGGACCCACAAGGACAACCGAATTGGATTTGTTGTCATGTACTCATTAACCTTCTTCTTTGCAAACTTTGGACCTAATGCCACCACATTTGTCGTGCCAGCCGAAATTTTCCCAGCAAGGTTAAGGTCCACTTGCCATGGTATATCAGCAGCATCTGGAAAGCTTGGGGCCATGGTTGGTGCATTCGGGTTCTTATATTTGGCTCAGAACAAAGACAAGGCCAAGGCAGATGCAGGGTACCCAGCAGGCATTGGTGTGAGGAACTCACTTATTGTGTTGGGTGTAATCAACTTCTTAGGCATCATGTTTACTTTCTTGGTGCCAGAATCGAAGGGAAAATCTTTGGAGGAGATGTCAGGTGAGCACGAGGAAGATAACGAGAACGAGGAGCAAAGTTCACATAATAACAGGACGGTTCCAGTTTAG
- the LOC8289771 gene encoding actin-depolymerizing factor, whose product MSFRGISRPNATSGMGVADHSINTFLELQRKKVHRYVVFKIDEKKKEVVVEKTGGPAESYEDFAASLPDNDCRYAVYDFDFVTSENCQKSKIFFFAWSPSTSRIRAKMLYATSKDRFRRQLDGIHYEIQATDPTEMDLEVLRDRAN is encoded by the exons ATGTCTTTCAGGGGAATATCCCGG CCTAATGCAACATCAGGGATGGGTGTTGCTGATCACAGCATAAACACATTCTTGGAGCTGCAGAGAAAGAAGGTCCACCGCTATGTGGTGTTTAAAATTgatgagaagaagaaagaggtCGTGGTAGAGAAGACTGGTGGCCCTGCTGAGAGCTATGAGGATTTTGCTGCATCTTTGCCTGATAATGACTGTCGATATGCTGTTTATGACTTTGATTTTGTCACTTCAGAGAATTGTCAAAAGAGCaagatcttcttctttgcaTG GTCTCCATCAACCTCTAGAATCCGTGCCAAGATGCTCTACGCCACATCTAAAGACAGGTTCAGACGTCAGTTGGATGGTATCCACTATGAGATTCAGGCTACTGACCCGACAGAAATGGATCTTGAAGTGCTTAGAGATCGCGCAAATTAA
- the LOC8289772 gene encoding inorganic phosphate transporter 1-4, with protein sequence MANDHLHVLNKLDVAKTQLYHFTAVVIAGMGFFTDAYDLFCISLVTKLLGRIYYHVDGAEKPGTLPPNVSAAVNGVAFVGTLSGQLFFGWLGDKMGRKKVYGITLMLMVICSVCSGLSFGKDPKAVMATLCFFRFWLGFGIGGDYPLSATIMSEYANKKTRGAFIAAVFAMQGFGILAGGIFAIIVASAFDSKFSAPAYEVDPIGSTVPQADYVWRIILMVGALPAGLTYYWRLKMPETARYTALVAKNAQQAASDMSKVLQVNIEAEPQKIERSNQQPTSSFGLFSKEFLRRHGLHLLGTTSTWFLLDIAFYSQNLFQKDIFSAIGWIPSAKSMNAIQEVFRIARAQTLIALCSTVPGYWFTVALIDKMGRFAIQMMGFFFMTVFMFALAIPYNHWTHKENRIGFVVMYSFTFFFANFGPNSTTFIVPAEIFPARLRSTCHGISAASGKLGAMVGAFGFLYLAQNQDKSKADAGYPAGIGVKNSLILLGIVNLLGMLFTFLVPESKGKSLEEMSRENEVESEE encoded by the coding sequence ATGGCCAACGATCATTTGCACGTTCTTAATAAACTTGATGTGGCAAAGACACAGCTTTATCATTTCACTGCAGTTGTTATTGCTGGAATGGGTTTCTTCACTGATGCATATGATCTATTCTGCATATCCCTTGTAACGAAATTGCTCGGCCGCATATACTATCATGTTGATGGTGCAGAGAAACCTGGCACATTGCCTCCTAATGTATCAGCAGCTGTTAATGGTGTTGCATTCGTTGGAACTTTGTCAGGCCAACTATTTTTTGGTTGGCTTGGTGACAAAATGGGTAGAAAGAAGGTCTATGGAATTACCCTGATGCTTATGGTCATTTGTTCTGTTTGTTCAGGCCTTTCTTTCGGGAAGGATCCAAAAGCAGTTATGGCAACCCTTTGCTTCTTCAGGTTCTGGCTTGGATTTGGTATTGGCGGTGACTACCCGCTTTCCGCAACGATCATGTCTGAATATGCTAACAAAAAGACTCGCGGTGCGTTCATTGCAGCAGTCTTTGCGATGCAAGGGTTTGGAATTTTAGCAGGAGGCATATTTGCTATTATCGTAGCATCTGCATTTGACTCCAAGTTCAGTGCTCCTGCTTATGAAGTTGATCCAATCGGTTCGACTGTCCCTCAAGCAGATTACGTTTGGCGAATTATTCTTATGGTTGGAGCATTACCAGCTGGACTGACTTATTACTGGCGATTGAAGATGCCTGAAACTGCTCGCTACACTGCTCTAGTTGCAAAGAATGCACAGCAGGCAGCAAGTGATATGTCCAAGGTTCTGCAGGTCAATATTGAGGCAGAACCTCAGAAGATTGAGAGGTCGAATCAGCAGCCAACCAGTTCTTTTGGTCTGTTTTCAAAAGAGTTTCTTCGTCGCCATGGACTTCACTTACTTGGAACCACAAGTACATGGTTCTTACTTGACATTGCATTTTACAGTCAAAATCTATTCCAGAAGGACATATTCAGTGCCATTGGATGGATTCCTTCAGCAAAATCAATGAATGCTATTCAGGAGGTTTTTAGAATTGCAAGGGCACAAACACTTATTGCTCTATGCAGTACTGTCCCGGGCTATTGGTTCACGGTGGCTCTCATCGATAAAATGGGAAGGTTTGCCATCCAAATGATGGGATTTTTCTTCATGACAGTGTTTATGTTTGCCTTAGCCATTCCTTACAATCACTGGACACACAAGGAAAATAGAATTGGATTTGTGGTAATGTATTCATTTACTTTCTTCTTTGCAAACTTTGGACCTAATTCTACCACATTCATAGTGCCAGCGGAGATTTTCCCCGCGAGGTTAAGGTCTACATGCCATGGTATATCAGCAGCGTCTGGGAAGCTTGGGGCTATGGTCGGCGCATTTGGGTTCTTGTATTTGGCTCAGAACCAGGACAAGTCCAAGGCAGATGCAGGGTACCCTGCAGGAATTGGTGTGAAGAATTCACTCATCTTGTTGGGTATAGTCAATTTATTAGGCATGCTGTTTACTTTCTTGGTGCCAGAATCCAAAGGAAAATCTTTGGAGGAGATGTCCCGTGAAAATGAGGTAGAGAGTGAAGAATAG